Proteins from a genomic interval of Medicago truncatula cultivar Jemalong A17 chromosome 3, MtrunA17r5.0-ANR, whole genome shotgun sequence:
- the LOC11428145 gene encoding putative disease resistance RPP13-like protein 1, giving the protein MATIVVEALLSATLDLLLKKIVAEDFVDFIRSTKLDVALLEKLNVTLLSLQAVLHDAEEKQITNPAVKKWLDLLRDAVFEADDLFDEINTEALQRKVEGEDENQTASTKVLKKLSYRFKMFNRKINSKLQKLVGRLEHLSNQNLGLKGVSSNVWHGTPTSSVVGDESAIYGRDDDKKKLKEFLLAEDVSDCGRKIGVISIVGMGGLGKTTLAKLLYNDHEVKEKFDLRGWAHISKDFDVVTVTKTILQSVTSKRNDTDDLNILQVQLQQSLRSKKFLLVLDDIWYGKYVDCWNNLIDIFSVGEMGSRIIITTRFESVAATMQTFLPVHKLEPPQGDDCWSSLSKYAFPTSNYQQRSNLKTIGREISKKCDGLPLAAIAIGGLLRTKLSQDYWNDVLKSNIWELTNDEVQPSLLLSYHHLPAPLKGCFAYCSIFSKNSILEKKTVIQLWIAEGLVPQPQTEKSWEKVAEEYFDELVSRCLIRQRSIDDLEVNFEMHDLVNDLAMTVSSPYCIRLDEQKPHERVRHLSYNIGEYDSYDKFDHLQGLKSLRTILPLPLHPRFSSYNFVSRKLVYELLPQMKQLHVLSLSNYHNITALPNSIGNLIYLRYLNVSHTSIERLPSETCKLYNLQTLLLSYCYSLTELPKDMGKLVNLRHLDTRGTRLKEIPVQVSKLENLQTLSDFVVSSEDVGLKIADIGKYSHLQGSLCISKLQNLTDPSHAFQAKLMMKKQIDELQLEWSYSTSSQLQSVVLEQLHPSTNLKNLTISGYGGNNFPSWLGGSLFGNMVCLKISDCDNCPRLPPLGQLGNLRKLFIDKMNSVKSIGIELYGSGSPLFQPFPLLETLEFDMMLEWKECNLTGGTSTMFPRLTRLSLRYCPKLKGNIPLGQLSNLKELYIEGMHSVKTLGSEFYGSSNSPLFQPFLSLETLTFRYMKEWEEWKLIGGTSAEFPSLARLSLFYCPKLKGNIPGNHPSLTNYFKRHSISNILPERQSSKNLAISYNMELS; this is encoded by the exons ATGGCGACTATTGTGGTAGAAGCACTTCTTTCAGCTACTTTGGATCTgttgttgaaaaaaattgttgctGAAGATTTCGTGGATTTCATTCGGAGTACCAAACTTGATGTTGCACTGTTGGAAAAGCTGAACGTAACACTGCTGAGTCTGCAAGCTGTACTTCATGATGCTGAggagaagcagatcaccaaccCTGCTGTCAAGAAATGGCTGGATCTGTTGCGAGATGCTGTCTTTGAAGCTGATGATTTGTTTGACGAAATCAACACTGAGGCTTTGCAGCGCAAAGTGGAAGGTGAGGATGAAAACCAAACTGCTTCTACTAAGGTGCTCAAAAAACTCTCTTATCGTTTCAAAATGTTTAATAGAAAGATCAACTCTAAACTGCAAAAGCTAGTTGGTAGATTAGAACATTTGAGCAACCAGAATCTTGGTTTAAAAGGTGTTTCCAGCAATGTTTGGCATGGAACTCCTACAAGCTCTGTTGTGGGGGATGAATCTGCTATTTATGGCAGAGATGATGACAAAAAGAAACTGAAAGAGTTTCTACTTGCAGAGGATGTTAGTGATTGTGGGCGTAAAATAGGAGTGATTTCCATTGTGGGGATGGGAGGGCTAGGAAAAACAACACTTGCTAAACTCCTTTACAATGACCATGAAGTGAAGGAGAAATTTGATTTAAGAGGGTGGGCACATATCTCAAAAGATTTTGATGTTGTCACCGTCACTAAAACCATTCTTCAATCTGTCACTTCAAAAAGAAATGACACTGATGACTTGAATATTCTACAGGTGCAATTGCAACAAAGTTTACGAAGTAAAAAGTTTTTGCTTGTACTCGATGACATATGGTATGGAAAGTATGTTGACTGCTGGAATAATTTGATCGACATCTTTAGTGTTGGGGAAATGGGAAGTAGgatcatcatcacaacaagaTTTGAAAGCGTTGCAGCAACCATGCAAACCTTTCTTCCAGTCCACAAACTGGAACCTCCGCAAGGAGATGATTGCTGGTCTTCGCTTTCCAAATATGCATTTCCAACAAGCAACTACCAACAAcgatccaatctaaaaacaattGGCAgagaaatttcaaaaaaatgtgaTGGTTTACCATTAGCTGCAATAGCAATAGGAGGTCTTCTTCGCACCAAACTATCACAAGATTATTGGAATGATGtattaaaaagtaatatttGGGAATTGACAAATGATGAGGTGCAACCATCTCTGCTATTGAGCTATCATCATCTTCCTGCTCCTTTAAAAGGATGTTTTGCTTACTGTTCAATTTTTTCGAAGAATTCAATCTTAGAGAAAAAAACGGTAATTCAGTTGTGGATTGCAGAAGGTTTAGTACCTCAGCCTCAAACTGAAAAAAGTTGGGAAAAGGTAGCCGAAGAATACTTTGATGAACTAGTGTCGAGGTGTCTGATACGTCAAAGGTCCATTGATGATCTTGAAGTAAACTTTGAGATGCATGATCTCGTCAATGATTTGGCTATGACAGTTTCATCTCCGTATTGTATTAGGTTGGACGAACAGAAGCCACATGAAAGAGTACGTCATTTGTCATACAATATAGGGGAATATGACTCGTACGATAAATTTGACCATTTGCAAGGGTTAAAAAGTCTACGAACAATCCTACCATTGCCATTGCATCCAAGGTTCTCGTCTTACAATTTTGTGTCGAGGAAGTTAGTTTATGAGTTGCTGCCACAGATGAAACAGTTACATGTGTTGTCTCTGTCAAACTACCATAATATCACTGCGTTGCCCAACTCTATTGGAAATTTGATATACCTGCGATACTTAAATGTCTCTCACACTAGTATTGAAAGGTTGCCTTCTGAAACATGCAAGCTTTACAATCTACAGACCTTATTGTTGTCATATTGCTATAGTCTCACTGAATTACCGAAAGACATGGGGAAATTAGTGAATCTACGCCACCTTGACACTAGAGGTACTCGATTGAAGGAAATTCCTGTGCAAGTATCCAAACTAGAAAATCTACAAACCTTGTCGGACTTTGTTGTCAGCTCTGAGGACGTCGGGTTGAAGATTGCAGATATTGGAAAATATTCCCATCTACAGGGAAGCCTTTGCATCTCAAAGCTTCAAAATTTAACTGACCCATCCCATGCTTTTCAAGCAAAACTGATgatgaaaaaacaaattgacGAGTTGCAACTAGAATGGTCTTACTCTACAAGTTCACAATTACAAAGTGTTGTATTAGAACAGTTGCATCCATCTACAAATTTGAAGAATCTCACTATCTCTGGCTATGGTGGAAACAACTTTCCAAGTTGGTTGGGTGGTTCTTTATTTGGCAACATGGTGTGTTTGAAGATTTCAGACTGTGATAACTGTCCAAGGTTGCCACCCTTGGGGCAATTAGGTAATCTTAGGAAGCTCTTTATTGACAAGATGAATTCAGTCAAGAGTATTGGTATTGAACTCTATGGAAGTGGTTCTCCTTTGTTTCAACCATTTCCTTTATTGGAGACTCTTGAATTTGATATGATGCTAGAGTGGAAAGAATGTAATTTGACAGGAGGTACATCTACAATGTTTCCTCGTCTAACACGTCTGTCACTGCGATATTGTCCGAAACTCAAAGGAAACATACCCCTTGGACAATTAAGTAATCTAAAAGAACTATATATTGAAGGGATGCACTCAGTAAAGACACTTGGTAGTGAGTTCTATGGAAGTAGTAATTCTCCTTTGTTTCAACCATTTCTCTCCTTGGAGACTCTAACCTTTAGGTATATGAAAGAGTGGGAGGAATGGAAGCTAATTGGAGGTACATCTGCAGAGTTTCCTAGTCTTGCACGTTTGTCACTATTTTATTGTCCGAAACTCAAAGGAAACATACCGGGCAACCATCCCAGTCTTACAA ATTACTTTAAAAGACATTCCATCTCTAACATCCTTCCCGAGAGACAGTCTTCCAAAAACCTTGCAATCTCTTATAATATGGAATTGTCGTAA